aggtttttttgtttttttttttttttttgtctgaagTAACTATGATGGTAGCCGAAATTGGACTTATCTCACTAGAGGAAAGTAAGGGCACTATACTGAGTCCTTTACACGTGGCGCGAACGGGCTGATGCCACGTTTCTCTCGGGTGTCTAGGTGGCCCGTGGAATGATTGAACAAAGACAAGCTATTCTTCTTCTAGCTCCAATGATAATTCAGTTAAGGAGCGAGGGATTTCATTTTGAGGGCGCAAAATACGAAGAGAAAGAGGAGGTGATTCATCAATCGTCATCCACGGCTGTTttcattgctctctctctctctctctctggtttagATCATTTCTTGCTCatctttttgttgttgtaatTGATGAGTCATCGTGCTCTTGAATGATTTCTTTAACTACGAACGTTCCTCATGTTCGCATGAGGTTGTTCAAATCTCAATGGTGTCTTTATACAGGTTTCCATGTCTACAATACCCTAAACAACAAGCGAACAGGGAATTGATGGATTGATGAGAGAAACAGAGGCAAGTGCGATCGGGTGTCTGGTGGGCTTGTGCTCGCTGGTGTCCCCGTCGTGCAATTTCGCAAGATCGCTGTTGGCCAAGATCCATGGATCATCATGGCGGAACAACCTACACCGCGGCAGGAgcgaagaaagaggaggaggacgacAGCAATACTCCGAATGATGAGCTGCCAAACACCCTTCTTTTTATAGGTTTTAAGTGATCTTAATAATCATAATTCCGCTTGAGCAAGCTGCGAAAAAGACGGAAGAACGGCAAGTGTGTTTTGCTTGATCAATCATGGGGTTTTGAACTTGTGACTTGTCTTTCGACGCAGAAGCTGTAATCGGGGCGATCTTGGAAGATTGTCAAACAGATCTGCTCGTGGACATTACAAGTGTCCAGCAAAGGCATCATGGCCCTCATCTAGACCCGGCAAAGGTGTCATGGCCCTTATAAGATAATAGGTGAGGGTAGCGGCCTCTTCTGGATTTGAGCAAAGGCCTAATACTCTTACTTATGGCCGGTAAGGGCACGGATATGGCTAGCAAGGGAGGAAGTTCTCGCCAAGTAAGACTCACCTAACGACCTAATCAATCTGTAAtacagaaaaaattaaaaaaaaattgctcacATCAATACCGACAAAATTATATATAAGGATTGGCATTATATATTAACAATTTCCGATTAAAATTAGTTGAATAGATTATATTAACATATCGTTAAAAGGCTTAGGACATAATAGAAATACTCGAAATATTCGAGATCGAAGTAATAGGAACGtagtaaatttaagatttttttggcaGATTTTTGGATGCGCGATGACGTAATCTATCTTCAGCATGGTCATCATGCGAGAGTCATAAGGCAATGATAACCGTTTACAACAGCCTGCGAATTGCAAGTTGTTCTCATTTTTGAGAACATCGGATTTTAATTTTACGAAAAGGGaaagagccaaaaagaaaaggtcaaccTCGCACTTTCCCCCTTCCTCCTACATATAACACCGGCCTGCCAAAGCGAAACGGGAGAACGGAAATCAACGATGGAGGAGGACTCCGACGCCCCGAAGGTCGCCGGCGAGATCGAGACCGCGTCGCCCCCGGAGCCGACGTCGTCCGCGAAGAGGAGCGTCCGGACGAAGGTGCCGGAGGTCGAGATCCACCTGTACCGGCAGGGCAAGGGTCCCGTCGACGTCTTCAAGGCCAGCCTGGGCGGGTGGGAACAGGACCAGCTCGAGGTCCGGGACATCCTCGACAAGTACGGCCTCAAGTCCATCTTCGCCTTCAATCCCGGGTCGGGCCGCGGCGCCCCCATCCGGTTCAACCACAGGAACGGCCGCTCCATGCTGCCCTACAAGGACGGCGCCGTCATCTACGTCGACGGGGAGCCCAAGGTGAGGAGGCCCACCGGCGTTCTTGATTTGCTATCGTGTCTTTTTGGGTCTCTCTGTTTCTGCAGAATCTTGGGTGGGTGTTGCTCGTTCTTGTTGAATTGGCTTTCGATTGCGGGTCGGCGTGGAGGGATTTGAATAGCGCGATGGGAATGCGGATGCCGTGAGTGGGTTGACGTTCTGTCATTTGAATTGTGATGTCTGTACCGGGTATTGtttagagaaaggaaaaaggaaatatgcaATGATTTCATCGGACTTACTTGGGTGAATTTGGGGACATTGTTCTGATAGCTTCACTGTCTTGCTCATGCCAACTGCAACAGAGCGTTGTCGATGGTTATCTCTAACTATAAGTGGATGTTTCTTTGTTTGAGTTAAGCAGACAGCTTGTCTCTGTTACTAGAATTGGAAACATCAAGCTGAATGCTATCGAAATTCAGCTGAATGATTGTTTTGTTGAGGTGGCCGAGGCCTTAGAGTGAACATTGAACTTTGGATTAATCTGCTGAGGGATTTGATATTTTATGCTTTCTGGTTTCAAATGGTCCCATCCCATGCACTGCACACTATCGAAATAGAATATGTCCTTTGTTAGTCACTGTCCATCTTCCAAACAGAGCATGGGATATAATTGACATTCCGGCTACCAAATGCAGCCCTAGAATGTCACTCGACATCATTGGAAAGTTTTCCAAATAGTATGGagtcatgtgcatgtcatgAACTAATTGATGATTGCAGTTTAGATAACTGATCCCTTGCAGGTATCCAGATGATATTATAACAATGATTGGAAAACTTCCTTTTCTCAATCCTGATATCTAGCGACAGGAATGAAGGTTTAGctagaaatggaaaagaatGAGCTTCATGTGTTTGCACCTACACCATGTGCACATTTTCATTTGAAAGTACTGTTTCCATGGCTTATTTGCAGTGCAGAATGTAAACTGACTGACAAGTTTTCATATGTTATTGTCCTTTAGTTATGCCATTTCTGCCTCAAAAGCGTGGCCTACTGAAGTGACTTATGATGCTATATCACCATTTCTAGTTTCCCTGCAAGTGAATGATCCTCCTTGTAGCTTCACATGTTATTTCCCGTGTATTGGGTTGATCAGTGTATGTACTTACATTATATCGTCGCATAACGATACTACTTGTGCTCCAATTGTAGGACTCTTTGGTCAAGCCCATTACCAAGATCTTAATTGGTGTAGCAGTCACGGCTCTTTGCTAGCATTAGTTTCCAAAGAACATCCAGAGTGGCTCCACAAGTTGAACATCTTTGGCGGTAACTTCCCTCCATGGATCCTAGCATGTGTAGTCATTGTTTTCACTCGCATGAGGAAGAGAACTAAGGACTTGCTGAAAAAGTATGGTTGGTGAAGCAAGGGGACTCCAGCATTCAACTTCTGGTTTGATTTTCGCCAATGTCCTCGAGTCTTGTCCGAAAGACATGCTAATGACTGATTTATTTTGGAATTTGTTTCTGTAGTGAAGTGAGCAATAACGGGTAGTAAACAAATCCTTTTTGGAAGTGAAGGAAATTCTGCAGGCAAAAGATTTGCCACTCGTGCACAGTTCAGATGCACAAtgtaatgcaaaaaaaaatttaagcccACTTGTGTACGATATCCCTATTTTTTCTACGATTGCTTTGCACTTGGTCATGATGATTGGTCGTCTCGTAATGTCCTCTAAATCATATTTATGACATGTTACGATGTTTTTCTACTTAATTACGACTACACGTCATTAAGTTGTATCATACACATGAGGCTCCGTACAGTGTCTGCTCTCAGTATATT
The window above is part of the Eucalyptus grandis isolate ANBG69807.140 chromosome 6, ASM1654582v1, whole genome shotgun sequence genome. Proteins encoded here:
- the LOC104450807 gene encoding LOW QUALITY PROTEIN: uncharacterized protein LOC104450807 (The sequence of the model RefSeq protein was modified relative to this genomic sequence to represent the inferred CDS: inserted 1 base in 1 codon), which produces MEEDSDAPKVAGEIETASPPEPTSSAKRSVRTKVPEVEIHLYRQGKGPVDVFKASLGGWEQDQLEVRDILDKYGLKSIFAFNPGSGRGAPIRFNHRNGRSMLPYKDGAVIYVDGEPKDSLVKPITKILIGVAVTAXLLALVSKEHPEWLHKLNIFGGNFPPWILACVVIVFTRMRKRTKDLLKKYGW